The following are encoded in a window of Sutcliffiella horikoshii genomic DNA:
- a CDS encoding anhydro-N-acetylmuramic acid kinase, whose protein sequence is MLQKLLNVTSKPERIGLGIMSGTSVDGVDVAIISVKGSGEELSYQQLAFDTVDIPQALRREIFKQFSPAESSVDKLCSLNFKLGELFSTAARSVVEKAGLSLKDIDFIGSHGQTIYHIPVDQKEEGLVKSTLQIGEASVLAEKFQCPVISDFRVRDMAAGGEGAPLVPYVDYLLFRSETENIALQNIGGIGNVTYLSKGGSASDVIAFDTGPGNMIMDEAVRILTHGKFLFDKNGELAARGKVNEEFLNELMAHPYFTLPVPKSTGREMFGATFTRKLVDRMLEKGLSSADILATVTMFTAMTIVNQLDRFLPSGGGVDTLVVSGGGAYNATLLGYLKVLGSFAVKTQEDLGFSSDSKEAVAFALLANETLFGVPNNVPSATGAAKQVVLGKLTI, encoded by the coding sequence ATGCTTCAGAAACTATTAAACGTTACAAGTAAACCGGAGCGGATCGGACTTGGCATTATGTCTGGAACGTCTGTAGATGGCGTGGATGTGGCAATTATTTCTGTGAAAGGCAGCGGGGAAGAGCTGAGTTATCAACAACTTGCCTTTGATACGGTGGATATTCCTCAAGCGTTGAGACGGGAGATTTTTAAACAGTTCAGCCCTGCCGAGAGCTCTGTGGATAAACTGTGCAGTCTTAATTTTAAACTCGGGGAGTTATTTTCCACAGCTGCTCGTTCGGTTGTGGAAAAAGCAGGTTTAAGTTTAAAGGATATTGACTTCATCGGGTCCCATGGACAAACGATTTATCATATCCCAGTGGATCAGAAAGAGGAAGGTTTAGTAAAATCGACCTTGCAGATCGGAGAAGCATCAGTTCTTGCAGAGAAGTTTCAATGCCCTGTCATCTCTGATTTCCGGGTCCGCGATATGGCGGCTGGTGGGGAAGGTGCACCATTAGTTCCTTATGTGGATTATTTACTTTTCCGTTCTGAAACGGAGAATATCGCCTTGCAGAACATTGGAGGCATTGGGAATGTTACCTATCTATCTAAAGGTGGCTCTGCTTCTGATGTGATCGCGTTTGATACGGGACCGGGGAATATGATTATGGATGAGGCGGTTCGTATTCTGACGCATGGTAAATTCTTGTTTGATAAAAATGGGGAGCTGGCTGCTAGAGGTAAGGTCAACGAGGAATTTTTAAATGAGTTAATGGCGCATCCTTACTTTACGTTGCCTGTACCTAAAAGTACGGGCAGGGAGATGTTCGGGGCTACTTTTACGAGAAAGCTAGTTGATAGAATGCTTGAGAAGGGGCTATCTTCTGCTGATATCTTGGCAACAGTAACAATGTTTACAGCTATGACTATTGTAAATCAATTAGATCGATTTCTTCCTAGTGGAGGTGGAGTTGACACGCTTGTTGTGAGTGGCGGAGGGGCTTATAATGCTACCCTTCTTGGTTACTTGAAGGTGTTAGGTAGTTTTGCGGTGAAAACACAGGAGGATTTGGGGTTTTCAAGCGATTCTAAAGAGGCGGTGGCTTTTGCATTATTGGCAAATGAGACGTTGTTCGGTGTGCCAAATAATGTACCAAGTGCAACTGGTGCGGCTAAGCAGGTGGTGCTTGGGAAGTTGACGATTTGA
- a CDS encoding exo-beta-N-acetylmuramidase NamZ family protein translates to MAKVLYGIDCFVEVDSGAWSGKRIALVTNQTGITSDFRSTIDVLKEMEGVSLHKLFACEHGVRGDVQAGVHVEDFIDEKTGLPVFSLYGLSKKVSTELLEDVDAIFFDIQDVGVRFYTYLATVKYIMEACQQTGTAFVVMDRPNPIAPLMSGNTSEAEFVSFVGPHSLPVCLGLTIGEYARLIQKELYPEVDLHVYEVKNWGRDMWGDQWQQQWIPPSPNIPHFTTTLCYPITCFIEGTNLSEGRGTTKPFEWIGSPWFKPEEMIQHFADKNIEGVELIPAYFTPNMSKHAGELCKGVQLLVTGRDSLEVSKAAYELLHSIFSVHEEAAWLEPFKEGMHPFIDLLWGTEKVRCGIDALLPYEVVAESWDRKLEDWNKRINSILLYK, encoded by the coding sequence ATGGCCAAAGTCTTGTATGGAATTGATTGTTTTGTAGAAGTAGATTCAGGTGCGTGGAGCGGAAAAAGAATTGCGCTTGTAACAAATCAAACAGGAATTACTTCCGATTTCCGCTCTACCATCGATGTGTTGAAGGAGATGGAGGGAGTCTCCCTTCATAAACTTTTTGCATGTGAACATGGTGTAAGAGGAGATGTTCAGGCAGGTGTGCATGTAGAAGATTTTATTGATGAAAAGACAGGGTTACCTGTTTTTAGCTTATATGGTCTATCCAAAAAGGTATCTACAGAGTTGTTAGAAGATGTAGATGCCATTTTTTTTGATATTCAAGATGTTGGAGTAAGATTTTATACATATTTAGCCACAGTAAAGTACATCATGGAGGCTTGTCAGCAGACTGGGACGGCATTTGTAGTAATGGATCGTCCGAATCCCATTGCACCGCTTATGTCAGGGAATACCTCGGAGGCTGAATTTGTTTCTTTTGTCGGTCCTCATTCCTTGCCGGTTTGTCTTGGGTTGACGATAGGGGAATATGCAAGGCTGATACAAAAGGAATTATATCCGGAAGTGGATTTGCATGTGTATGAGGTAAAGAATTGGGGTCGTGACATGTGGGGCGATCAATGGCAGCAACAATGGATTCCGCCATCTCCTAACATTCCACACTTCACCACTACTTTATGTTATCCCATTACATGTTTTATAGAAGGAACGAACCTATCAGAGGGAAGAGGCACTACTAAACCGTTTGAGTGGATTGGTTCTCCTTGGTTTAAGCCAGAAGAGATGATTCAGCATTTCGCTGATAAAAACATAGAAGGTGTGGAGCTTATTCCTGCTTACTTTACACCAAACATGAGTAAGCATGCTGGTGAACTTTGTAAGGGAGTTCAACTTTTGGTTACAGGTCGCGACTCTTTAGAAGTTTCCAAAGCAGCTTATGAGCTATTGCATTCTATCTTTTCTGTGCATGAAGAGGCAGCGTGGCTAGAACCCTTTAAAGAAGGCATGCACCCTTTTATCGACCTACTGTGGGGAACGGAAAAAGTCCGGTGTGGAATCGACGCCCTTTTGCCGTATGAGGTGGTAGCAGAAAGCTGGGACAGAAAATTAGAAGATTGGAACAAACGAATAAATTCCATATTACTTTATAAATGA
- a CDS encoding glycoside hydrolase family 3 protein: MKTIHEMSLQEKVGQLFVAGFHGTAPSEEIVKLIKDYHISGVIYFARNVENPKQVHALSKELQKAAKDAGAAPLFISIDQEGGMVARITEGVTLSPGNMPLGAGRDVETVYQLGKVVGTELRLLGINMNYAPCIDVNNNPLNPVIGVRSYGESAEFVAKMGVQAVKGFQDANVSAVVKHFPGHGDTSVDSHLDLPVVHHDLKRLKELELIPFYEAFKHGVDAVMVAHVAFPSIDPEKVPSTLSRKVVTELLRGEMGYDGVVVTDCMEMNAIIDYFGIEEAAILAIEAGIDQVLISHTFERQTSAIEAVIKAVELGRISLEHIDAAVERVLTLKKARNLQEGLHEWHDCESEIGTSSNVELAQTASEASITLVRESVGLLPLTSKDKILLISVDPYVTSGADETLYSQVTIGSFLEGKLPNLTEVIISVTPEEEEIEKLLLLASGVDKVMVATYQAVQHDSQADLVRRLVMKYGDKVGVIALRSPYDVDKFPEVSTYILTYESRKLALQSVSKFLLGEMEAKGKLPITLGTAQVN; encoded by the coding sequence ATGAAGACAATTCACGAAATGTCATTGCAAGAAAAAGTTGGTCAATTGTTTGTTGCGGGATTTCACGGTACTGCCCCTTCTGAAGAGATAGTGAAATTAATAAAAGACTATCATATAAGCGGAGTCATTTATTTTGCACGAAATGTGGAAAATCCCAAACAGGTTCATGCGCTTTCAAAAGAATTGCAAAAAGCTGCCAAGGATGCGGGAGCAGCTCCACTGTTCATTTCCATTGATCAGGAGGGAGGAATGGTTGCCCGTATAACAGAGGGGGTGACGTTAAGCCCCGGGAACATGCCACTTGGAGCAGGACGTGATGTAGAGACAGTTTACCAGCTAGGAAAAGTAGTGGGGACGGAACTTCGCTTGCTTGGGATAAACATGAATTACGCGCCATGCATTGATGTGAACAACAACCCTTTGAACCCTGTCATCGGTGTTCGTTCGTATGGCGAGAGCGCAGAGTTTGTTGCGAAGATGGGGGTACAAGCGGTGAAGGGATTTCAGGATGCCAATGTCTCTGCAGTTGTCAAACATTTTCCGGGTCATGGAGATACTAGCGTGGACTCACATTTAGACCTTCCTGTGGTTCATCATGATTTAAAGAGATTAAAAGAGTTGGAACTGATTCCTTTTTATGAAGCATTTAAGCATGGAGTGGATGCTGTCATGGTCGCCCATGTCGCCTTTCCTTCTATTGATCCAGAGAAAGTACCTTCCACTTTATCCCGTAAGGTTGTAACGGAATTACTACGTGGAGAAATGGGCTATGACGGTGTGGTTGTGACCGATTGCATGGAAATGAATGCAATTATTGATTATTTTGGAATAGAAGAAGCTGCGATCCTGGCCATCGAAGCAGGAATCGATCAAGTCCTGATCAGCCATACGTTTGAGCGACAGACAAGTGCGATTGAAGCGGTTATAAAAGCAGTGGAATTGGGCCGGATCTCATTAGAGCACATTGACGCAGCGGTGGAGAGGGTTCTTACATTGAAGAAAGCACGTAATCTTCAAGAAGGTCTTCATGAATGGCATGATTGTGAAAGTGAAATTGGCACTTCAAGCAATGTTGAACTTGCGCAAACAGCTAGTGAAGCGAGCATCACACTTGTAAGGGAAAGTGTTGGACTACTTCCACTTACATCTAAAGACAAAATTCTGCTGATATCTGTAGATCCTTATGTCACCTCAGGAGCAGATGAAACTTTATATTCACAGGTCACTATTGGTAGCTTCTTAGAGGGGAAATTACCAAATCTAACAGAAGTCATCATTTCTGTCACTCCAGAGGAAGAAGAGATAGAAAAGCTACTTCTTTTAGCTTCAGGTGTGGATAAAGTAATGGTTGCGACATATCAAGCCGTTCAGCACGATTCACAGGCGGATCTTGTTCGAAGACTTGTTATGAAATATGGTGATAAGGTAGGCGTTATCGCGTTAAGAAGTCCATATGATGTGGATAAGTTCCCAGAGGTATCCACCTATATCCTTACTTATGAAAGCAGGAAACTTGCCCTTCAGTCGGTCAGCAAATTCCTCTTAGGCGAAATGGAAGCAAAAGGGAAGCTACCTATTACACTTGGTACAGCTCAGGTAAATTAA